GAGGCCAATATCGGCCTCTGTATCGTCATGAAGCGCAGACATGTTCTTACCTCCTTTAAGAACGATCAGGGTGATGGCGGATATTGCCAAACATAACAGAACCACGAAGGCAAAGCGCGGTTTCATGATCTATGATAGCCGATGTTCATGAAGACATTATGAACGGAGTCCTGGTCTGTTACAGCCGGTATCTCTCACTATTTGCAACTGCCTGCGGTGAAGGATATGATAAAGTATGGCCGTGAAGACGAAGGTCCTTTCCGTCATGGAGCTGCGCAAGGAATACGGCGACGTTCTTGCCGTAGATTCGCTTTCTTTTGATGTCGGGAACAATGAGATAGTCGGGCTTCTGGGTCCTAACGGAGCGGGCAAGACCACGACGATCAATATGATTCTCGGTGTTCTCCGGCCGAACTCCGGGACTATCCTCATCGAAGGCGTGGACATCGATATGAAGAGGTCTCAGGCCCTTGAAAATACCAACTTCGCAGCGGTCTATGCGCCGTTACCCGGCAACCTGACGGTATATGAGAACCTGCGTGTCTTCGGCCTGCTTTACGGCATCAGGGACCTGAGGGAACGGATTGATCTCCTCATCGAGCAGTTCGGGCTCGATCGATTTCGCAACGTGAAAGCAGGTATGCTCTCTTCAGGAGAACAGACGCGCCTGTCCCTTGCCAAGGCCATGCTGAACCATCCGCACCTCCTTCTCCTTGATGAACCAACGGCATCGCTCGACCCCGCTGCAGCCTGGGAAATCCGGGCGAAGATCCTCGACTTTGTGGCCGGGGGCACCGGCGGCGTGCTCTGGACTTCTCATAACATGTACGAAGTTGAAGAGGTCTGCGACCGCGTACTCTTCCTCTCCCACGGGAAGATCTTGCTTGAAGGAAACCCCAAGACTCTGGCCCGTGAGCACGGCAAGAAATCCCTCGAGGAACTCTTCATCGCCGTGGCTCGCGAACCCCTTGCCCTGGGGATCGGGTGAGCATCATTCGATACAATCGCATCACAGCGATCATGCTCCGACAGTTTTATCTTATTCGGGGAACCCTTTCTCGAGTACTGTCGTTGTTCGTATGGGTCGCCGTAGACATCGTGCTGTGGGGCTTTATTACCAAATATCTTAATACCATCGCCTCACCCGGATTTAACTTTGTTCCGCTGCTCCTCGGCGCCGTCCTCCTCTGGGACTTCCTGGTCCGTGTCATGCAGGGAGTGACCATCGCCTTCTTCGAGGACGTATGGTCCCGCAATTTCCTGAATATCTTCGCCACTCCCCTCTCAATATCGGAATACCTCATGGGTCTCGTGCTCTCGAGTGTCGCGACGAGTATCGTTGGTCTCGTTATGATGCTTGTCCTGGCGACCGCCCTCTTCGGCCTGTCGTTCTTCGCCTACGGCCTCGCGCTCGTACCTTTCCTCCTTGTGCTCTTTCTCTTCGGCATCGCCCTCGGAATCTTCGGCATTGCCGTTGTGCTTCGGCTCGGACCTGCCTCGGAGTGGTTTATCTGGCCCATCCCTGCCCTCATCTCGCCCTTCGTGGGGGTCTTTTACCCCCTCTCGACACTCCCGGGATGGATGCGGTATCTCTCGCATCTGTTGCCGCCATCCTATGTATTCGAGGGAATGCGGACGACCGTCTCTGGCGGAACGGTTTCAGCGTCCGGCCTTCTCTGGGGAGCGTTTCTCGCCGTCTCTTACATACTGGTTGCGTGCTGGTTTTTTGCGCGTATGTACGACCATGCCGTGAAGACAGGGCTCATTGCCCGATACAGCGCCGAAACGGTGAGTTGACCGGTCGCCTTCTGCGAATGGAGTCTATCGTTTCCCTCCGTAGACGGCAAAGACGCCGTTCTTGAAATAACAATCGACATCGAGGAACCCGGCGCCTTCCAGCGCCTTCAACTGACTTTCCAGGGTATCAGGCATGTTCATGCTTGAGGGGTCTTTGTAACGCCTTATCAAATCGTCGGGCCTTTCGTCGGTAATAGCGTAGCGATTCATCATATGGGTCAGCCAGTCTTTCCATAGGGCAAAGTACCATCCTTCGAGTTCTTCTGACGGGGGAAGCACCATATCAACATTGACAAAGTATCCGTCAGGGTTCAGATGCGACGCAATCCAGCCGAACAAGGAGGCCTTTTCGGCCTTTTCGAGATGATGAATGGCCATGGAAGAGACGGCGATATCATAGGTGCCGAATTCTCCTGAACCGCCCAGTATCTCCTGGAAGGTCGCCTGTATAAACGCCACGCCCTGAAAACGATGAAGCCGTTTCTTTGCCTTTTGAAGCATCCCTTCGTTCCCGTCGACGAGGGTTGCAGAGAGGGCGTCGTTGACTCCAAATAATTCTTCGGTGAGGAGGCCATCACCACACCCCAAATCGAGAAGTCTGATCCCTTCCCTGCCGTGAAAGAAATGCGCGAAGAAGGAGGAGACAAACCAGATCAGTTTTCTTCGTTCTACGATATAGACGTCTGCCCTGTCAAGGTAGTTTTCTGCAAACCACCTGTCTGCCCATGCCGACTCCCTGAATTCACTCATGGGAGATCTTTCTGCTCTGAATTGAGCAAAGAATTGCAGAAGAACCTGCGGCCCCGAGATCCCTTTTCTATCGGGATTCGGCGGATTCCAGAGGCCTCTGACCTCCGGTCACTTCGTCTTGTCCGGTATCCGGTTTTCCACACGTCAGTCATTCGTTCATGATACCACAAACTCTCTGTTTTCCTTACAGACGGCAATTTGAAGATACCGCTGATGAGCCCGCGGGATCAACCCGTAACGAGACCGGCAGCGACCCTGTAATGGAGAGCCAGGTAAAGTCCGAGATGGCCTTCATCCGAGAAGTCAAAGGAAAGTTCTTCACCCGTCAGAACCGATACCGTATAGGCCAGGTCGTCGAGTTTTTCCCGGACCGCCCGGACGGTCTGCTCCTCAACGTCATAGAGTTCGAGGATATCAATAATATCTTCTATCGCACCGCTGTTGTAACTCTCGAGCAGAATGCGGCCTTCGCCCTGAAGCCCCTGAGAGAGACCCTGGGCCTTCGCACGGTCGATCTGATGTCTTAACCTTATGAGACAGAGTCCGTATATCTTTACCTCATCATTCATCGCCATCCGTCCTCCTCAAAAAACGTTCTTGTCATTATAGAGCAAACTGCGTGCCAGAGAAGAAACCCTTGCCTTGTCAAGAAAATAGAGCGTCAGCCTCTCCCGTGTGGTTAGAATATTATCATAATGTATATTATTTATATAAGCCGATGGCAAATAACGCGTAGCTGTCAGGTTGACTTCCTGGGACGAATACTTTAATGTTCCTCATTCGCAGGGATGAGACTATGAAGAGCGGCATATCCATGAGCTTTCTGATCGGGCTTCTCGCAGGGATATTCGGAGGGCTTGTCGGCGTCGGCGGCGGCGTCGTGATGATCCCTCTCATGGTAGGAACCATGAAGACGGGTCAGCTCCGGGCGCATGGGACAAGCCTCGTCGTCCTCGTCTTTACAGGCCTGGCAGGATCTGTCACCTATGCCCTGAAGGGATCGGTCGATATCGTGGCCTCCGCTCTTCTTGCGACAACGGCAATCTTTACGGCCCGGACAGGAGCCCGTTATGCTCACGCACTTCCCGAATGGAAGCTGAAACGGTCTTTTGGGGGCTTCTTGATCATCGTTTCCTTCCTTTTGCTCTCGAAGCCCTACCTCATCCAGCACCATGGTCCCCTTTTCGGTTGGGTGAAGGTTTCAGTTCTCTTTATGACAGGGGCGCTGACGGGGTTCCTCTCCGGCATGATGGGAGTTGGCGGGGGAACGATCATGGTCCCTGCAATGGTCCTGCTTCTCGGCATGGATCAGCATACTGCGCAGGGGAGTTCCCTCCTTGCGATGGTCCCTGCAGGTGCAGCAGGGGCCTATACCCACAGCCGTTTGGGGAATGTTGACGTGAACCTGCTCGCGGGTCTCATCCCCGGCGTCCTTGCAGGGACCTTCCTCGGAGGAAGTCTGGCCCACGCTCTCGATGAAGAGACCTTGAGAGTCATCTTTGCAGCCGTGCTTATCTGGACAGGAATGCGGTATCTCAGAACAAAGAGGAGGAAGGATGAGGGATGAATTACGAAGGCTGAAAAGGAAGGTATCGCTCCCGGACGAATGCCTCCTCGTCCTCTCTGGTCTTCAGTCTACCCCTCAATCTCTCCTCCAGGAGGGTATCGAGAACCTCTGAGTAAAAGGGGCCCGGTGTGAGGCCCATGGTTCTGAGATCGTCTCCCTTCAGATAGGGTCTGATCTTTCTTAACTGGAGGAGGTAGAGCGATATCTCCTTCTTCACCTTGTCATCGGCTGCAGCAGCCATCGCAAAGAGCACGGTCTCGATTCCTTGGTTGTGGAGTGCCTTGTATATCTTTGCAGGATCGAGAAGGGGAAGCTGCCGCAATATTGCCTTGGCGCCATGAATTCCCTTCCCTATCTTCTCCCTGATCCGTAAAGGGGTCGAGAGCCTTGCAAAAGCCGTCTCCCTGTCGCCGTCGCTGAGATCAGAGAGCAGTGCTATCAGATAGAGGGCGCCTCTGTCAGGCTTCTCTTCAAGGAAGAGGAGGTTGAACCACGAAAGGGTATCGTGCACTGACTGAAGGCGGGACTCCAGGTTCGTGTCAAGAGTCAGGTTCTCATGGAGCACCCTGAGAAGATCATATCCCGAAAGCCTCTTGATTGCCCGCACCGGCTCAGTTTCATTGAAGGTGAGAAGGAGCTCCTCATAGAGCCGGGAGCCGGAAAGCCTGTCGAAGAGATTCATGCGCAATGCCGATTTTATGAGGCCCTCCGTATGCTTGCTCAGTTTGAACCCGAAGCGCTCAGCAAACCGGACAGCACGGAACGCCCTTGTGGGGTCTTCAATAAAGCTCAGGTTGTGGAGGACCCGTATCGTCTTTTCCCTGAGATCCCTCTGGCCGCCAAAAAAATCGATGAGGAGGCCGAAGTCCTTTGGGTTCAGCTTTATTGCCAGGGTATTGATCGTGAAGTCCCTCCGGTAGAGGTCCTTCTTTATGGAAGATGTCTCGACCTTCGGCAGGGCAGCAGGAGATTCATAGTATTCGGTTCTTGCCGTCGCAACATCGACCTTCAGGACGGGAGAAAAGACCTGGGCCGTTCCGAATCGTTCGTGTTCCCTCACCTTCGCGCCGAGTTGCAGCCCGAACTCCCTGGCGAAGAGGATGCCGTCCCCCTCGATGACGATATCGATGTCCAGGTTCTCCTCTCCGCGCAGGAGGTCCCGCACAGACCCTCCAACAAGGTATGCGGCGTATCCGAGGCCGTCTGCGACTTCACCGGCGAGTTTGAGCATATCAGACACGGCTGCAGGAAACTTTTCCTTGATCCAGCTCGAGAGATTCCTCCCCATGGAGGGCTTTTCCTCGGGCGGAATCGTCCTTACCCTGCTCCGTTTCAGCATGTCCTCGTAGAGCGTCCGCAGGATGTCTGTCCTTGTTATCGCCCCGACGATTACGCCCTCTTCGACAACGGGCATGAATCGCTGGTTCTGCTCTACCATGAGCCGTTCCACGTCACGGATGGGGGTGTCGGGACCGACTGTCAGGGCATCGGTCGTCGCGAAATCAATGATTTTGCTCTTCCCGAAGCCGTGGAAGATCGCTTTTTCGATGCTCTCCCTGGAGATAATGCCCTTATATATCCCCTCTTTCACAACCGGGAGCACATTGACGCCGTATCTCGTCATTACGGAGGCGGCTCCTTTGATGGTGTCGTTCCATGCGATCGTGATTACCGGCGAGGTCATAACGTCCCCTGCATCCTTTGACTGTCGTACCGAGGTCCTGAGGATTCTCAAGACCTCTTCTTCCACGACCTCCATGGAAGCCTCCTTCACCGTTGCTGATGCGGCGCCCGCATGTCCACCGCCGCCAAAGGACCTCATCACCTCTCCAACGTCAAATTCAGGGACTCTGCTCCTTCCGACCAGGAGGATCTTCCCCTGCATATTGAGGAGCAGAATGAGGCCGTCGATGTCTTCCATGTCCATGATCCTGTGCGCAAGGGGGGCCGCGTCTCCGACATAATCCTCCCTCGATGCCTTGCCGATCTTGATCTTTATGCCGCTGATCTCCAGGTCCCTTGATGACCTGATGAGCTCATTGAGAAGGTCAAGTTCCTCTCTGCTCAGTTCCGACCTGATATAATTCGAGACGATCTTGAGGCTGGCGCCCTTTTTCAGAAGATAGGCAACGGCAAGAAGGTCTCGTTCCGTCGTCGACGGAAAGAGCAGGGACCCCGTCTCTTCATAAATACCGAGACAGAGGATCGTTGCCTCCATCGGGGTCAGGGGGATCTTTTTTGTACTGAGGATTTCGGTGAATATCGTGGCCGTTGCCCCCACGTCTTCAATGAGGTTGCGGGAACCCCGGATATCGTGTTTTTCGAACGGGTGATGGTCATAGATATGGATATCCGGCCTGACAGACCCGAGGAGCAACTCGGAGAAGGGGCCGATCCTCTCAGCTGACTTGGTGTCAACAATGATCAGCCTTGTTACCCGGGGAAAGGGGATATCCTTTATACGGCAAATACTGACAGGGTGGAAGGCGGCAAGGAAGTCTCTCACCTTCTTCTCCTGAGACCCAGGAAAGGCGAGAAGGGCGCCGGGATAGAGCTTCGCTGCGGCAACCATGGATGCCAGGGAATCGAAATCAGCATTTATGTGCGAAATAATTACTTCCATATGCTCGTGGTCGGTGAGGAGCTCAAGGGAGAGAGATGACGCGGCATCCGTCAGCCATCCGCATCACGGTTTATAGACGATTACCCGGTTCCTCCCGCTCGTCTTTGCCTCATAGAGGGCATCGTCTGCGAATGTTATGAGGTCATCCTTTGTCTTGATGAGCGGTGTCGGATAGGATACAACGCCGATGCTCACAGTCGGGCCGCGCTTTCCTTTCAGGCTGTGAAACCGGTACTTCTCAACAGAGGACCGCAGGGCCTCTGCCTTTGCAACCGCGCCGTCATGAGAGGTCTGCGTGAGGAGAATGATAAATTCCTCGCCGCCATACCGTGCAAGGACATCGCTCTTCCTCGTGTATTTTCTCAGGAGCTGAGCGAATTCTCTAAGAACGAGGTCGCCGATCCTGTGGCCGTGCGTATCATTGATGTTCTTGAAGTGGTCGATATCGACCATGAGGCAGCTCAGCGAGAGACCGTACCGCTCTGATCGGCTGAATTCCTCCGTGAGGCGATGATAGAAATATCTGATATTGAAGACGCCCGTCAGAAAATCCGTAATGGCGAGCTTTTCGAGGCGCGACTTCTCGTCCTCAATCTTCTCAAAGAGAAAGGCATTGTAAAGGGCGTTTGCCGATACGTTGGCAATGGCATTGCAGAGACTGATTTCAGTTTCTGAAAAGGACGAAGACCTTCGGGATGTCCTGAGGAAGAGTGTTCCGATAATCTCTTCGTGAAAAATGATAGGGATGACCACAATGGAGCGGATCCCGAGAGGAGAGAGCACGTCCTTTACCCGTTCCATGAGGGGGTCGGTGTTTACATCCTTGACCACTACCGGTTCTCGGGAGGAAAGGGCCTTTCTGATCTCAGGATATTTGGTCAGGTCAAGCTTGATATTCTTCAGTGCGGGGTCTTCGAAGGTCGAGGCGACATGGGCGTAACGTTTGTCTCCCTCGATACGGACAATGGAGCATCTCGTTACCGGAATGACCTCGGAGATCTTCTTGACAATAAGATAGAGTATCTCCTGAGGATTAAAGGTTGAAGAGACGAGATAGGTGAGCTCGATGATCGTCTGGAGGTCCTTCGCCTTCTTTTTTAGGTCTTCAACGCTCTTCCTTCTCTTGAGAATGTCCCTCATCTTGAATTCGAGGTCTTCTCCATGAAAGGGACCGAGGAGGTAAGCATCGGCGCCACTCTTCATAGCGGACTTGATGGCCCCTGGGGCATTCTGCGGTATTATCACGATGATCGGCGGCCCCGTGGGAGGAAGGTTTACCTTCCCGATCTCTTCTGAAGAGATGATACAGAGCCGGGCAGGGTCTACACGCTCTGCCAGAATCTTCCTCAGCGAAGAGA
The nucleotide sequence above comes from Thermodesulfovibrionales bacterium. Encoded proteins:
- a CDS encoding ABC transporter ATP-binding protein; the encoded protein is MAVKTKVLSVMELRKEYGDVLAVDSLSFDVGNNEIVGLLGPNGAGKTTTINMILGVLRPNSGTILIEGVDIDMKRSQALENTNFAAVYAPLPGNLTVYENLRVFGLLYGIRDLRERIDLLIEQFGLDRFRNVKAGMLSSGEQTRLSLAKAMLNHPHLLLLDEPTASLDPAAAWEIRAKILDFVAGGTGGVLWTSHNMYEVEEVCDRVLFLSHGKILLEGNPKTLAREHGKKSLEELFIAVAREPLALGIG
- a CDS encoding ABC transporter permease, which codes for MSIIRYNRITAIMLRQFYLIRGTLSRVLSLFVWVAVDIVLWGFITKYLNTIASPGFNFVPLLLGAVLLWDFLVRVMQGVTIAFFEDVWSRNFLNIFATPLSISEYLMGLVLSSVATSIVGLVMMLVLATALFGLSFFAYGLALVPFLLVLFLFGIALGIFGIAVVLRLGPASEWFIWPIPALISPFVGVFYPLSTLPGWMRYLSHLLPPSYVFEGMRTTVSGGTVSASGLLWGAFLAVSYILVACWFFARMYDHAVKTGLIARYSAETVS
- a CDS encoding class I SAM-dependent methyltransferase codes for the protein MSEFRESAWADRWFAENYLDRADVYIVERRKLIWFVSSFFAHFFHGREGIRLLDLGCGDGLLTEELFGVNDALSATLVDGNEGMLQKAKKRLHRFQGVAFIQATFQEILGGSGEFGTYDIAVSSMAIHHLEKAEKASLFGWIASHLNPDGYFVNVDMVLPPSEELEGWYFALWKDWLTHMMNRYAITDERPDDLIRRYKDPSSMNMPDTLESQLKALEGAGFLDVDCYFKNGVFAVYGGKR
- a CDS encoding sulfite exporter TauE/SafE family protein — translated: MKSGISMSFLIGLLAGIFGGLVGVGGGVVMIPLMVGTMKTGQLRAHGTSLVVLVFTGLAGSVTYALKGSVDIVASALLATTAIFTARTGARYAHALPEWKLKRSFGGFLIIVSFLLLSKPYLIQHHGPLFGWVKVSVLFMTGALTGFLSGMMGVGGGTIMVPAMVLLLGMDQHTAQGSSLLAMVPAGAAGAYTHSRLGNVDVNLLAGLIPGVLAGTFLGGSLAHALDEETLRVIFAAVLIWTGMRYLRTKRRKDEG
- a CDS encoding CBS domain-containing protein, with product MEVIISHINADFDSLASMVAAAKLYPGALLAFPGSQEKKVRDFLAAFHPVSICRIKDIPFPRVTRLIIVDTKSAERIGPFSELLLGSVRPDIHIYDHHPFEKHDIRGSRNLIEDVGATATIFTEILSTKKIPLTPMEATILCLGIYEETGSLLFPSTTERDLLAVAYLLKKGASLKIVSNYIRSELSREELDLLNELIRSSRDLEISGIKIKIGKASREDYVGDAAPLAHRIMDMEDIDGLILLLNMQGKILLVGRSRVPEFDVGEVMRSFGGGGHAGAASATVKEASMEVVEEEVLRILRTSVRQSKDAGDVMTSPVITIAWNDTIKGAASVMTRYGVNVLPVVKEGIYKGIISRESIEKAIFHGFGKSKIIDFATTDALTVGPDTPIRDVERLMVEQNQRFMPVVEEGVIVGAITRTDILRTLYEDMLKRSRVRTIPPEEKPSMGRNLSSWIKEKFPAAVSDMLKLAGEVADGLGYAAYLVGGSVRDLLRGEENLDIDIVIEGDGILFAREFGLQLGAKVREHERFGTAQVFSPVLKVDVATARTEYYESPAALPKVETSSIKKDLYRRDFTINTLAIKLNPKDFGLLIDFFGGQRDLREKTIRVLHNLSFIEDPTRAFRAVRFAERFGFKLSKHTEGLIKSALRMNLFDRLSGSRLYEELLLTFNETEPVRAIKRLSGYDLLRVLHENLTLDTNLESRLQSVHDTLSWFNLLFLEEKPDRGALYLIALLSDLSDGDRETAFARLSTPLRIREKIGKGIHGAKAILRQLPLLDPAKIYKALHNQGIETVLFAMAAAADDKVKKEISLYLLQLRKIRPYLKGDDLRTMGLTPGPFYSEVLDTLLEERLRGRLKTREDEEAFVRERYLPFQPS
- a CDS encoding sensor domain-containing diguanylate cyclase; translated protein: MKERVVIYERQREARAFLTSFFDGRRDFRPEFAESISSLRKILAERVDPARLCIISSEEIGKVNLPPTGPPIIVIIPQNAPGAIKSAMKSGADAYLLGPFHGEDLEFKMRDILKRRKSVEDLKKKAKDLQTIIELTYLVSSTFNPQEILYLIVKKISEVIPVTRCSIVRIEGDKRYAHVASTFEDPALKNIKLDLTKYPEIRKALSSREPVVVKDVNTDPLMERVKDVLSPLGIRSIVVIPIIFHEEIIGTLFLRTSRRSSSFSETEISLCNAIANVSANALYNAFLFEKIEDEKSRLEKLAITDFLTGVFNIRYFYHRLTEEFSRSERYGLSLSCLMVDIDHFKNINDTHGHRIGDLVLREFAQLLRKYTRKSDVLARYGGEEFIILLTQTSHDGAVAKAEALRSSVEKYRFHSLKGKRGPTVSIGVVSYPTPLIKTKDDLITFADDALYEAKTSGRNRVIVYKP